A genomic region of Methanobacterium sp. SMA-27 contains the following coding sequences:
- a CDS encoding NAD(P)/FAD-dependent oxidoreductase, producing the protein MEEHDIIIVGAGPAGLTAGIYAGREGLKALIIDKGVTGGNANMAPVIANFPGYKSIPGLELLKNIGNQAEKYIHIQEYEKIVKIQKKTDTITLKTDKDNYRTKSLIICSGTTYRKLGVPGEDKYIGKGISYCSICDGMLFKGRDVLVIGGGNSAVTHALHLKDIGVNVKIVHRRDELRAQKYLQDKLHEVGIPIIWNSVVKEIKGDIFLKSVIVHNRETDVDEELEVSGLFLAVGEKPNSDIASNMGVNVDEMGYIITDKNQKTNITNVYAAGDITGGVKQLVVACGEGAVAAINAYEELKIVK; encoded by the coding sequence ATGGAAGAACATGATATTATTATTGTGGGGGCAGGACCTGCAGGTCTAACAGCAGGTATATACGCAGGAAGAGAAGGTTTGAAAGCATTGATCATCGATAAAGGTGTTACAGGTGGAAATGCTAACATGGCTCCTGTTATTGCAAATTTTCCAGGGTATAAATCAATACCGGGATTGGAGTTGCTTAAAAATATTGGAAACCAAGCAGAAAAATATATTCATATACAGGAATATGAAAAAATAGTTAAAATACAGAAAAAAACCGACACAATAACATTAAAAACTGATAAAGATAATTATAGAACTAAATCATTAATAATCTGCTCTGGCACAACCTACAGGAAATTGGGTGTTCCTGGTGAGGATAAATATATAGGGAAAGGAATATCTTATTGTTCAATATGCGATGGTATGCTTTTTAAGGGTAGAGATGTTTTAGTTATTGGTGGAGGTAACTCTGCTGTTACACATGCTCTTCATCTTAAAGATATAGGTGTGAATGTTAAAATTGTCCATAGAAGAGACGAGTTGAGAGCTCAGAAATATTTGCAGGATAAACTACATGAAGTTGGAATACCTATTATTTGGAACTCTGTTGTAAAGGAGATAAAGGGAGATATATTCCTAAAAAGTGTGATAGTCCATAATAGAGAAACAGATGTTGATGAAGAGCTGGAGGTTTCAGGTCTATTCTTAGCTGTAGGTGAAAAACCAAACAGTGACATTGCATCTAATATGGGTGTAAATGTAGATGAAATGGGTTATATCATAACAGATAAAAACCAAAAAACAAATATTACAAATGTTTACGCTGCAGGAGATATAACTGGAGGAGTGAAACAACTTGTAGTTGCTTGTGGTGAAGGAGCTGTGGCTGCTATAAATGCATATGAAGAACTTAAAATTGTAAAATAG